The DNA window CCCGCTTTGCGCTGGCCGATTGGGTCAAACCGGTGCAATACCCGGAAGAGTACGATTTGCTCGTCAACAACGGCCGGCTGCTTGAGCACTTCCACGAAGGAAACTTGACGTACAAATCAAAAGGCATCCAGCGCAAGTTTCCGGACATTTTCGTTGAAGTGTCGCCGGAACTCGCCAACGAGCGCGGCATTAGCGACGGGGCGCTTGTCCGGCTCATCTCCCCGTACGGCCGCGTCAAAGTGCGCGTGCTCGTCACCGACCGGGTCAGAGGCAATGAGCTGTTCTTGCCGATGCACTCAACGGCCAATGAGAGCGCCATTAACATTTTGACCGGTCCGCAAACCGACCATCGCACGAATACGCCGGCGTATAAACAAGCCCGCGTGCGTATGGAAGTGCTTGAACGGTCGGGAGAAACGCCGCTGCCGCGCACAAACCCGCGCTTTAAACAGCGTCATCCGCAAAACGGCGTCGAGGTCGAGCGGAAATGGCAACGCCGCGATTACGTGCCGCTCACGGAAGCGGAAAAGGGGGTGAAAATCGGTGGCTAAACCGATTACCGCCATTCAAAAACGCCAGATGACCGAGGAAGAAAAGCGGGCCGAAGCGCTGGCGAAACTAAAAGCGGCCGTCGGCGACAGCGAAGAAGCAGTCCGCGAGCTCTTGACGCTCATCGAGCAGCTGCATGAAAGCGGCCTGCTTGAGGCCGCCAACGCCCTATTAAATGCGCGGGAAGACGTAGCGAAAATCGTCGTCGGCCAGCTCAACCAAAAGCCGGTGACAACGATGGTGAACCACGCGTTCGCCTTGGCCGGCCTCGCCGCCTCGCTCGACCCTGAGCGGACGGCCAAGCTGCTTGAACATATCGCCTCCGGTGCCATCGAGGCATACGAAGAGACCTCGGTCGAACCGAAAAAGGTCGGACTGTTCGACTTGTTTAAGGCGCTCAACGACCCGGATATCAATCGCGCCGTCCACTTCTTCCTGTCCGCACTTAAGGCGATCGGCCAACGGCTTAGAAATGACAGCTGACCGGTTGAGCGGCGGACAACATAGCGGCGAACAAATAGGCCGCTGAAAGAATGGACAGCAACCCGATCAACGAGCAGAAACGAGCGAGGCGCCCCGCCAGGTGCGGGGCGCTTTTCGCTTAGTTAAAGCCGTCCGCTCAAGCATTTTCCCTTCCCTCCGGATGTCCGCAGCAACAATCGATGTCAATTTAGTCATTCTGCCCCTCGCTAGCAGGCGGCATCATGTGGTACACTAGCCATACCATTATTTACTCCGCCGCCCGCCCTTCCACCCTTCAACAGGACGGTTATTGACCGGACTCCGGGCGGGATATACTAACAAACGACGCTGATAAAGGAGGCGCCTTGACGTTGGATACAGGCACACACGTTTTAATGGGAGTGGCGCTCGGCAGTCTTGCCTCGCTTGATCCCGCCATCGCCCACGACCCGCTCTTATCCCACGCCGTACTGATCGGCGCACTCGCCGGCTCGCAAGTGCCGGATATCGATACGATTTTAAAGTTGCGCAATAACGCCAAATATATTCGCAACCACCGCGGCGTGACTCACTCGATTCCCGCCGTCATTCTTTGGCCGCTGTTGATCGTCGGCGTGATGATCGCCGTCTATCCGGATACGGATTGGCTCCGCGTTTGGCTTTGGACGTTCGCCGCCGTCGCTTTTCATGTGTTTGTCGATATTTTTAACGCTTACGGGACGCAAGCGTTGCGCCCGTTCACGAAAAAATGGATCGCCCTTGGCGTCGTTCATACGTTTGATCCAATCATTTTTGCGCTCCATTTGCTCGGGATTGGCGGACTGTTTCTTGGCCTCCACCCCGGTTATACGTTTTTCGGCATCTATGTGCTCGTCGCCGCGTATTACGCGCTTCGCTTCCACCAACAGGCGAACATAAAACGGCTCGTCCGCGCCTCGATCGACGGCGTGACCGAGATCATCACCGTGCCGACGTGGCGGCCGCGCGAATGGCACTTAGCCATTTCAACAGACGACGAATTTTATGTCGCCCGCGCCAAACGCGGCCGCCTTTTCATTCTCGATCGTTTCCAAAAGCGGCCGCTTCCCGACCACCCGGTCATGAATGCGGCGAAACGCGATGAAAATGTCGCCGCTTTTTTATCCTTCTCCCCAGTATATCGGTGGGAAATGAACGAGTATGACGACTATTACGAAGTGCGCTTTACCGACTTGCGCTACCGGAGCAAAGGATATTATCCGTTCGTTGCTGTCGTTCAGCTTGACCGCAACCTCCGCATTGTCAGCTCATACACCGGATGGATTTTCAGCGAAGGAAGGCTGCGAAAAAAACTGGAGCTCGCTCCAAACTGACAATGGCCGCCAGCGCCTGTGTTTGTCCCAACAAATTGCATACATAAGCGCGCCCGGTGATCCCATAATAAAAATACGTGTTGGCCATCCAACACGAGCACGCCATAAGGAGGGAATGTGCCATGCGGAATAAGGAGCACAACTTCCCGAATCAAAACAACAACAAGTTCGAAGGCGAGCCGCGCGCTAAAGCCGAGTATGCGTCAAAACGGGCTGACGGCACGATCAACACCCACCCGCAAGAACGGATGCGCGCCTCGGGTGAACGAAGCGACTTCTTTTAATCGTGAACAAAACCGCGGGAGCATGGCGCCATCTGCCATGTTCCCCGGCATATTCCGCAGCGAGGTGAACAGTCATGGGTCACCATCGGCGCAAGGCGTTTTATGACAACTTTTACTCCAATCCGTTTCAGCAGCCATGGGCCAACCCGAAGCATGCCCACTCGCAAGTAAACGGCGAAACGCAGCAAACGCTCGACCTCATCATTTTAGAGCGGCAGACGCGCAAGCAGTCATAGTCGAAAAAACCTAGGGGATTGCCCCTAGGTTTTTTCTTTCGAACCTCAGCCTGCCTTCCATGCCGCCTGCCGACCAGCAATAGCAGAAGAGGCGCGCTTTCGAGCGCCAACCCTCCCGCATGTCTCCGAGCCGATCAAACGGTATTTCTCCCCTTACGGCAAGTTTGGCTTTCGCAGCAACGAGATCGGCAGCGCTTCCTCCTCTCCGTTTCCTTTCAGCCGCCATCCCCAAGCAAACACCCCTTTTAAATAGCGCACTTTAAAATACTCCCCCGGCGCCCC is part of the Geobacillus sp. 46C-IIa genome and encodes:
- a CDS encoding DUF1641 domain-containing protein, which translates into the protein MAKPITAIQKRQMTEEEKRAEALAKLKAAVGDSEEAVRELLTLIEQLHESGLLEAANALLNAREDVAKIVVGQLNQKPVTTMVNHAFALAGLAASLDPERTAKLLEHIASGAIEAYEETSVEPKKVGLFDLFKALNDPDINRAVHFFLSALKAIGQRLRNDS
- a CDS encoding metal-dependent hydrolase, with the translated sequence MDTGTHVLMGVALGSLASLDPAIAHDPLLSHAVLIGALAGSQVPDIDTILKLRNNAKYIRNHRGVTHSIPAVILWPLLIVGVMIAVYPDTDWLRVWLWTFAAVAFHVFVDIFNAYGTQALRPFTKKWIALGVVHTFDPIIFALHLLGIGGLFLGLHPGYTFFGIYVLVAAYYALRFHQQANIKRLVRASIDGVTEIITVPTWRPREWHLAISTDDEFYVARAKRGRLFILDRFQKRPLPDHPVMNAAKRDENVAAFLSFSPVYRWEMNEYDDYYEVRFTDLRYRSKGYYPFVAVVQLDRNLRIVSSYTGWIFSEGRLRKKLELAPN
- a CDS encoding small, acid-soluble spore protein K; protein product: MRNKEHNFPNQNNNKFEGEPRAKAEYASKRADGTINTHPQERMRASGERSDFF
- a CDS encoding YpzG family protein is translated as MGHHRRKAFYDNFYSNPFQQPWANPKHAHSQVNGETQQTLDLIILERQTRKQS